The Knoellia sp. S7-12 region CGCTATGTCCGGGTCGTCGACGACTTCCCGATGACGGTCACGGGCAAGGTCCGCAAGGTCGAGATGCGCGAGATCACGGTGTCCGAGCTGGGGCTCGCGAAAGGGTCCGAGTCCGGTGTTGGTTGAGGGCCCATCGGCGCAGGTCGAACGGTAGTTTGAGGGGTGAGCGGGTGCCCCTGAACCCGATGTCAACGTCAGGAGAACACCTCCCATGAAGTACCTCATCGGCGCCCTGGTCATCCTTGCCCTCCTCTTCGCGATCTGGTGGTTCGTGTCCAGGGGCAAGCAGCGGCAGCTCGACGAGCAGCGGGCCGAAGCCGCGAGCATCCGGGCGGCTGCTCAGGCGCGCGACACGACGATCCGCGGGCAGGAGACATTCGCCCAGCAGGCCGACGAGCGCGCCTCATTCGCACGGCAGGAGGCCGAGCAACGCGCCCGCCAGGCGGAGGAGAGCGCTCGTGAAGCCCAACGAGTCGAGGACGAGGCCCGTCGGCACCAGGGCGAGCTCGAGCGAGCTCGCCTTGCCCGCGACGCCGAGCTGCGTCGAGCCGACGAGCTGGACCCCGACGTCAAGGTCGCCGAGGATGACCCGCGCCCGCTGCCCGAGGACCTTGATGACGATGTGCGTCCGCTCGACGCCACCCGCACCGACGCCACCGACGGCAGCAGCGCCGATGAGCCGGTGCCGGTGGCCGAGTCCGAGACCGAGCAGCAGCGGGACCGTGGTGCCTGGGGCGCCGGGGCCGCCGCCTCCGGAGCCGGCGCGGCCGCCATTGGAAGCGCGTATGCCGCGACTCGCGGCAACGTGACCGACGACGAGGCCGCACGACTCGCCTCCGGAGCGGACTACAGCGACAACGAGCCGATCGTGGAGGAGCCGACGTCCGAGTCCGCCTCCCGGTGGGACGCGCCCGCAGCGCAGGAGCCCGGAGGGTCTGGACCCGCGACGGCGGACTGGGAAGCGGCTGAGACCGGGTGGACGACCGAGCCGACGGACGCCGAGTGGTCCCGCAACGAGCCGACCACCTCTGAGTGGGACACGAGGGAGACGACGGACACGACGGACACGACTGACACGACAAATCCGACCGACACGACCGATGGGACCGACATGACTGACACGAGCGGCACGGCTGACGACACGAACACGACCGATACGAACGCCACCGACACGAACACCACCGACACGAACACCACCGACACGAACACCACCGACACGAACACCACCGACACGAACACCACCGACACGAACACCACCGACACGAACGACTCGGCCGACCAGTCCGGCGGTGAGATGACCATCATCAACGACGTGGAGGACTACGCCTCGACGGAACCGCTGCCTGCAGAGCTGCCTGCTCCGGACGCGCAGGCCTCGAGCGAGCAGCCCGAGGCCGAGGACTCCTCGGGCTTGACCCACGACAGGTCGCGCGACGATCTGGCGCAGGAGCAGGAGGACGTGACTGTCCAGGATGACGCGGCATCGGACGAGGCCGTGACCACGAGTGAGCCGACGACCGAGGAGACATGGGAGGACACCACCGGCGTCGACGCGTCCGATGAGTCCGAGGCTCCCACTGGGTCGGAGACCTCCGCCGACGTGTCCGACGAGTCCAACCAGTCCGACGAGTCCAACCAGTCCGGCGTGGAATCCAGCCCGAGGTCCGACGCGGACTCCGCGTCGGACACCGATGTCCGCACCGAGGGCGGTGACGCGACGCACTGGCCCGACGGCACCGACCGCGTCAACACCCTCGACAGTGAGTCCGACAGCGAGTCCGGCAGCGAGTCGGAGAGCACGAATTCGACGGACACCGAGACGGGCAACGACGACTACGACAGCGTCACCGGCGACCAGCCGAACTACTCGTCCGAGGACCCCGGCGCCGAGGACCCTGGCGCCGTGACCGAGAGGTCACCCGATGAGCACACCGAGGAAAAAGACTCCGGTGGTGGCGGCGAGTCGAGCCGTCGCATGTCCAGCGTCGACGAGATCAGCGACGGTGGTTACGGCGTCGGATCCGCAGCACCGTTCGAGGACCGGGCGCAGCCGAGTGACCACCCGGTGCAGGCCTACAACGACACGAAGACGTTCCGCGTCCCCGGCGCTGACGGATATGATTCCGCAGAGCCGGACGTGTGGTTCTACGACGAGGAAGCCGCCCGCCGCGCCGGCTTCACCCCGTCGGAGGGCTGACCCGACCTCACCCACTGCACGACGATGCCCCGCCGGACCTGATCCATCGGGGCATCGTCATGTCAGGACGTGGTGCCGAGGGTCCGTTGCCCTCAATGGCTCACCAGTGACCGCCACGCTCCCGGTCGCGATCCTCGTCAACGGCTGGACGCGGCCCCGTGTCGTCGACCTCGACGTGGCGCTCAAGCGCCGGTTCGGGAGCGGTCACGGACTCGTCGTCGCCCCAGGAACGGGACTCCACGGCATACGCACCGGTCGTTGTCTCCCCGGGGCCACGGCCATCGCGCCAGCCGGCGCCACCCAGCCGGCTGCGCGGGACGGTCTGGTCGACCGCGTCACTGCCGTCACTGCCGTCACTGCCAAAGGTCAGCCCACGTCCACCGCTCACCCCGGCCTGCGTGACCTCAGGTGCGGCGTAGTCGTGATGAGACACCGGAGCCGTGGTGTCGCCGCGATGCCGCAGCACCCAGACGAGGGCGGCCACGACGACCACGAGCGCGAGAGCACCGATGAGCCACAGCTTCGTGTCATCCATGGCAATGACCGTAGCCAAGGCGGCGGCCCAAGTGGTGAGTTGATGACCGAAGAACGGGACAGATCCGTTCTGCGAGTCACACCATCCGCGATCGGTGGGGTCGTCCTAGTAGGTTCGCGGTCGTATGTCTGTCCCCGGACGAGGAGGTCTCTGTGCGCATCGGTGTGCCATTGGAGTCGTTGGCTGGCGAGACCCGCGTCGCCGCGACTCCCAAGACTGTCGAGCAACTCATCGGACTCGGGTATGCCGTGTTCATCCAGTCCGGCGCGGGTCACCGCGCGACGTTCGAGGACAACGCGTATGCCAGGGCGGGAGCCGATGTCGTGGGCGATGAGGTGTGGAACACCGACATCATCCTCAAGATCAACGCGCCGTCGCCCGACGAGCTCGAGCGGCTGCGCAGCGGCCAGACGATCGTGAGTCTTCTGTCGCCCGCCCTGAAGCCCGAGCTCGTGTCGGCGCTCGCGGAGCGCGGCGTGACGGCGCTCGCGATGGACGCGGTCCCACGCATCTCGCGCGCGCAGTCGCTCGACGTGCTGTCGTCCATGGCCAACATCGGTGGATATCGCGCCGTCATCGAGGCGGCCCACGAGTTCGGTTCGTTCTTCACCGGCCAGGTGACCGCGGCGGGCAAGGTGCCGCCGGCCAAGGTGCTCGTCATCGGCGCAGGCGTCGCTGGTCTGTCGGCCATCGGCACCGCTGGATCGCTCGGAGCGGTCGTCCGGGCCTTCGACGCGCGCAGCGAGGTCGCCGAGCAGGTCGAGTCGATGGGCGCGCAGTTCCTCCGGATCGAGATCGAGGACTCTGGCCCCTCGGCTGACGGCTACGCCAAGGAGACCGGCGAGGACTTCAACCGCAAGGCTGCCGAGCTGTATGCCGCGCAGGCTGCGGACGTCGACATCGTCATCACCACCGCGCTCATCCCGGGTCGCCCGGCCCCACGGTTGCTCGACGAGCAGATGGTGGCGTCGATGAAGCCCGGATCGGTCATCGTCGACATGGCAGCAGCCAACGGTGGCAACGTCGCTGGCTCCGTCGCCGACCAGAAGATCGTCACCGAGAACGGCGTGACGATCCTGGGCTACACCGACCTGCCGGGACGTCTGCCCACCCAGGCCTCGCAACTGTTCGGCACCAACCTCGTCAACCTGTTGAAGCTCGTCACGCCTGAGAAGGATGGCAACTTCACCCTCGACCTCGAGGACCAGGTCCAGCGGGGCATGACCGTCGTCCACGACGGGGAGGTGCTCTGGCCGCCGCCCCCGGTGCAGGTGTCCGCTGCCCCTGCCGCCGGCGGGAAGGAGGCAGCCGGTTCTGCGGCGGCCGCGGCCCTGGCCAAGGAGCCCAAGAAGCCTCGCGATCCCCGGATGAAGTACCTCTGGATGGCGATCGGAGCGCTGGTCTTCGCCCTCATCGCCTCGGCATCGCCCGCGGTCTTCCTCGGACACTTCACTGTCTTTGCCCTGGCCGTGATCGTCGGCTTCTATGTCATCTCCAACGTGTCGCACGCCCTCCACACGCCACTCATGGCCGAGACCAACGCCATCAGCGGAATCATCGTCGTCGGCGGGCTGCTGCAGATCGACTCCGACGACCTCGTCGTCAAGACCCTCGCGTTCCTCGCGATCCTGGTTGCCAGCATCAACATCTTCGGAGGCTTCGCTGTGACCGGCCGCATGCTCGAGATGTTCCGGAAGGACTGAGGCGACGATGACAGAAAACGTGGTCTCTGCGGCATACATCGTCTCTGCCGTTCTCTTTGTTCTCTCCCTCGCGGGGCTCTCGAAGCACGAGAGTGCCAAGGAGGGCAACGCTTTTGGCGTGACCGGCATGGTGATTGCGCTGGGCGCGACCATCTGGCTGACTCTCTCGCGGTCGCCGCACGCGATCTCGACGCTGCTGCTCATCGCGCTGGCCATGGGCATCGGGGCGGCCATCGGGCTGTGGCGGGCCCGCAAGGTCGAGATGACCCAGATGCCCGAGCTCGTGGCGATGCTGCATTCGTTCGTGGGACTCGCGGCCGTGCTCGTCGGCATCAACTCGCACCTCAGCGTCGGCGACGCGTCCGACACGATCCACAGTGTCGAGGTCTTCCTCGGCGTCTTCATCGGTGCGGTGACGCTGACCGGCTCGATCGTCGCGTTCCTCAAGCTGTCGGCGCGGATCAAGTCGACACCGCTCATGCTGCCCGCGCGTCATTGGCTCAACCTCGCAGCCCTCGTCGTGTCGGTGCTGCTGCTCGGCTGGTTCATCCAGTCGCACTCGCTCGTGCCGCTGCTCCTCATGACGGTGATCGCGCTGGCGTTCGGCTGGCACCTGGTGGCATCGATCGGCGGCGGCGACATGCCGGTCGTCGTGTCGATGCTCAACTCCTATTCCGGGTGGGCGGCGGCCGCTGCGGGCTTCATGCTCGGCAATGACCTGCTCATCGTCACGGGTGCTCTGGTCGGCGCCTCCGGTGCGATCCTCAGCTACATCATGTGCAAGGCGATGAACCGCTCCTTCGTGTCGGTCATTGCTGGTGGCTTCGGCCAGGAGGTCGTGGTCGGCGAGGACAAGGACTATGGCGAGCACCGCGAGGTCACTGCTGAGGGTGTCGCGGAACTGTTGCGGGACGCGTCGTCTGTCGTCATCACGCCGGGCTATGGCATGGCGGTGGCGCAGGCGCAGTATCCCGTCGCCGAGCTCACGAAGCGGTTGCGGGACAGGGGAGTTGAGGTTCGCTTTGGCATCCACCCGGTCGCGGGTCGACTGCCCGGGCACATGAATGTGCTGCTCGCCGAGGCCAAGGTGCCCTATGACATCGTCCTCGAGATGGACGAGGTCAACGACGACTTCTCGTCCACCGACGTGGTGCTGGTGATTGGTGCCAACGACACCGTCAACCCGTCCGCAGCCGAGGACCCGACGTCACCGATCGCCGGTATGCCGGTGCTCGAGGTGTGGAATGCCAAGGACGTCATCGTGTTCAAGCGGTCGATGGCGACGGGCTATGCAGGTGTGCAGAATCCGCTGTTCTTCCGCGAGAACTCGCAGATGCTCTTTGGTGACGCCAAGGACCGAGTCACCGACATCCTCACCGCCCTCTGACCCCAACTTGGCTGGTCCCCTCACCCGGTCGAGGTAGTAGGAAACGCCGAGCTCCGGCCTGCGGGCTCGGCGTTTCTCACTACCTCGACTCGGGCTGGGGATAAGTCCGCGGCAGTGAGGCGCCCTTCGGCGATCATCCTTATCCATGAAGCCTTTGCCGGAGACTCTCACGAGCGGGACCTTCTCGACTCGAGAGGCTCGCTCGCTTGGGTTGAGCCCCCAGGACTTGCGCCACCCGGACCTCGTTGTCGTGACCCACGGATCCCGCGCTGTGCAGCACCCCAACACTTTGGCTGAGCGGGCAAGGGCGTTCTTGGTTGCGATGCATGGCGACGTGGCACTTTCTCATGTCACTGCTGCACAGCTCTGGGGCCTGCCGTTGCCCCAGCGTCTGGAGTCACAAGAGGAGCTCGACGTCATGTGTGCACCCAAGGCCGGCCCGGTGAAGCGGAAGGGATGCATTGGCCATCGAGGCTTGACTCGTCGGACGGTGGTCACACACTGCGGAGTGGCTGTGACGGGCCTTGCCGACACCTGGGTCGATCTGGGCGAGATCGCGAAGCAAGGTCTGGACCTCGATGACCTCGTGGTCGCCGGCGATGTCGTGGCTCGCAGGCTCGACGAGTCGCACGATCTGGGCGCCGGCGTGAAAATGATGCGGACTGCACTCCAGGGGAGGGTGAGGCCTCGCGGCAAGGCGGTGCTGGCGCAGGCGCTGACGCTGATCTCACCGAGATCCAAGTCGCCGATGGAGACTCGCGCGCGACTCATGTTCCGCAGAGGCGGATTGCCGACCCCGGAACTCAACGTCAACGTCGAGTTCGACGGCGACGGCGACGGCGGCGGTGAAGGTGAAGGCAATGGGGGAGCGGGTTGGATGCTCGAAGGAGACTTCGTGTGGCGGAGGCAACGAGTCATCGGCGAATACCAGGGCAAGCACCACACGGACATTCGCCAACGGGCCGTGGATGTGGCCAGGCGACATCTGGCCGAGGACGAGGGCTGGACCTTTGTCGAGATCTTCGCCGGCGACGTTTATACGCGCCCCAAGCGCATCGCCATGTTGCGTCGGCTCGGACGCGAGTTGGGAATGCCCGATTCAGACCTGAATCTCAGGTGAGGCAGCAGTCGAGGTAGTAAGAAACGCCGAGCCCCGGCGTGCGGGCTCGGCGATTCGTACTACCTCGAGTTGTGGAGCGGTGCCCCGGCTCAGGTGGAGGTCATGCTCGGGACGTCTTCCTCGCGGGAGCTGCCCGCCAGCCGCGACCGCTTGTAGCCGTAGATGAAGTAGATGACGAAGCCGAGTGCCATCCAGACGATGAAGCGGATCCACGTCTCGGTCGGCAGCGTGAGCATCAGGTAGAAGCTGGCGAGCGCCGCGAGGATCGGCAGGACCGGGCTGAACGGCACCTTGAACGGGCGGTGGATGTCGGGGCGCTTGCGACGCAGCACCGGCACGGCGATCGACACGAGCGTGAATGCCGCGAGGGTGCCGATGTTGACCATGTACTCGAGCTTGCCGACCGGGGTGAACGCCGCGGTGATCGCGACGGCGACTCCGATGATGATCGTGATGCGGAGCGGCGTGCCCGTCTTGGGGTTGACCTTGGCCAGCTGGCGGGGGAGCAGCCAATCGCGCGACATGGCGAAGATGACGCGGGAGGCGCCGATCATGAGTGTCATGACGACGGTGGTCAGACCCGCCACGGCCCCAGCGGAGATGAGGGTCGCGTAGCCGGTCTTGCCCACCGACTCGAAGGCCGCCGCCAGAGCACCCGACGACTCGATCTGGTCATAGGGCACCATGCCGGTCAGCACCAATGCGGTGACGCAGTAGAGGATCGTGCAGATCACGAGGGTGGCGATGATGCCGATCGGCAGGTCGCGCTGAGGGTTCTTGGCTTCCTCGGCCGTGGTCGCCACGACGTCGAAGCCGATGTAGGCGAAGAACACCAGCGATGCCGCGGCGAAGATGCCCATGACGCCGAACGTCGTCTGCTCGAGCCCGAACAGGGTCTGCAGCAGCGGGGTCTCTGCGGCCGACACCTCGCGCGGCGGGCCGGCGGCCGGGATGAACGGCGAGTAGTTCGCCGACTTGATGTAGGCAAGGCCAGCGAAGATCACGAAGAGGACGATGAAGACCTTGATGGCGACGAGCACGAGGTTGACCCGCATCGACTCCTTGATGCCGATGCTCACGAGTGCCGTGAGGATGAGCACGAGGACGAGGGCGGCCAGGTCGAAGCCGGATCCGGGCGCCACGGCGTCGGGGATGTCGAAGCCGATGTTGCCCATGAAGATCTCGAAGTAGGCCGACCACCCTTGTGCGACAACGCTTGCGCCGAGGAGGAGCTCGAGCAGGAGGTCCCACCCGATGATCCACGCGACGAGCTCGCCGAGGGAGGTGTAGGAGAAGGTGTAGGCCGATCCCGACACCGGAACCGTCGACGCGAACTCGGCATAGCAGAGGGCCGCAAGACCACACACGAGCGCGGCGATGATGAACGAGATGATGACCGACGGCCCGGCGAGCTGGTTGGCTGCGCGTCCGGCGACCGTGAAGATGCCGGCTCCGATGACGACGCCGACACCGAAGACCGTGAGGTCGAGTGCGGTCAGGCGTTTCTTGAGCTGGTACTCGGGGTCGTCACCCTCGCGGATGGACTGTTCGATGGACTTCGTCCTCATGACGCTCATCGCGCATTCCTTCGTCCTGGTCGTCCTGGTCGCCCGCTGCGTCCTGCAGGCCCAGACCTGATGACCGGGATCTCTCCCGTGTCTTCGAGGCGCGAGGCGCGGGCAAGATCCGAGCTCTGGTAGAGCGTCTCGTGGGGTGGCGTCAGTCCGGTCCGGTCATGAACAGGGTTGCGTATGCCGTCCGCCTCCGACCCGCTTCCGTCGCGCCGGAGGTAATTGCGCCATCCGTGCGGGTCGTCCCAGCCCTCCTGCCACCCGTCGTCGTAGCCGTCGTCGTAGCCGCCGTCCGGGCCTCGGTTCGGCCCGTTGTCGCCGCGGCCGCCGCGGCCGCCTCGGCCCTCCGGGCCGTCCGGGTCGTCCGGGTCGTCCGGGTCGTCGCCGTCGTCCCACCCGTCGTCGGGGTCCTTGGCCGCATCGGACCCGAAGAGCACCGTGCAGATGGCGCGGTAGTGCCGTTCGGCATTCGGGACGTAGGCGATGTGTGAGAGGGCCTGGTCCTGACCGGCGGACTCGAGGAGGAAGGTGCCGTAGCCGATGATGCGACCCATGATCGAACGGTCGAAGGTCATGTCGGTGACCTTCGTGAGCGGCATCATCGCGACCTTGCGGCGGATGAAGCCGTAGAAGAGGAGGAAGCGCTTGTCGGTCGCAACGAACCAGTCGTGACGCCAGTTCAGATAGCGCCAGAGGAGGAAGGCAGCGCCAGCCAGGGCGGCATACCAGAAGAAGTTCGCCAGCATGGCGCCGGAGCGGGTCTGGGGGGCTTCGGCCTCGACGAAGGTCGCGAGGAACAGGAGGCCGACAAAGACGCCGATGGGGCGGAGCTGCGAGAACCAGTGGTGCCGGACGACGGTGACGACGCGCTCGCCGGGGACGAGGTAGCGTTCCAGCTCACGGTCGAGGCGCCCGGCCGCCAAGGTCAGCTCCGGGCGATCAAGGAGTCGAAGAACCGACCGATGTTGCGCACGCCGTTGCTGATGACATCCCAGGCGCTGCCGACGATGTCAGCGGCGTCGGAGGGGGAGGTGAAGATGGCATAGAGCAGGAAGATGACGATCAGCCACGTGACGATCTTC contains the following coding sequences:
- a CDS encoding Re/Si-specific NAD(P)(+) transhydrogenase subunit alpha, with amino-acid sequence MRIGVPLESLAGETRVAATPKTVEQLIGLGYAVFIQSGAGHRATFEDNAYARAGADVVGDEVWNTDIILKINAPSPDELERLRSGQTIVSLLSPALKPELVSALAERGVTALAMDAVPRISRAQSLDVLSSMANIGGYRAVIEAAHEFGSFFTGQVTAAGKVPPAKVLVIGAGVAGLSAIGTAGSLGAVVRAFDARSEVAEQVESMGAQFLRIEIEDSGPSADGYAKETGEDFNRKAAELYAAQAADVDIVITTALIPGRPAPRLLDEQMVASMKPGSVIVDMAAANGGNVAGSVADQKIVTENGVTILGYTDLPGRLPTQASQLFGTNLVNLLKLVTPEKDGNFTLDLEDQVQRGMTVVHDGEVLWPPPPVQVSAAPAAGGKEAAGSAAAAALAKEPKKPRDPRMKYLWMAIGALVFALIASASPAVFLGHFTVFALAVIVGFYVISNVSHALHTPLMAETNAISGIIVVGGLLQIDSDDLVVKTLAFLAILVASINIFGGFAVTGRMLEMFRKD
- the pntB gene encoding Re/Si-specific NAD(P)(+) transhydrogenase subunit beta; protein product: MTENVVSAAYIVSAVLFVLSLAGLSKHESAKEGNAFGVTGMVIALGATIWLTLSRSPHAISTLLLIALAMGIGAAIGLWRARKVEMTQMPELVAMLHSFVGLAAVLVGINSHLSVGDASDTIHSVEVFLGVFIGAVTLTGSIVAFLKLSARIKSTPLMLPARHWLNLAALVVSVLLLGWFIQSHSLVPLLLMTVIALAFGWHLVASIGGGDMPVVVSMLNSYSGWAAAAAGFMLGNDLLIVTGALVGASGAILSYIMCKAMNRSFVSVIAGGFGQEVVVGEDKDYGEHREVTAEGVAELLRDASSVVITPGYGMAVAQAQYPVAELTKRLRDRGVEVRFGIHPVAGRLPGHMNVLLAEAKVPYDIVLEMDEVNDDFSSTDVVLVIGANDTVNPSAAEDPTSPIAGMPVLEVWNAKDVIVFKRSMATGYAGVQNPLFFRENSQMLFGDAKDRVTDILTAL
- a CDS encoding amino acid permease produces the protein MSVMRTKSIEQSIREGDDPEYQLKKRLTALDLTVFGVGVVIGAGIFTVAGRAANQLAGPSVIISFIIAALVCGLAALCYAEFASTVPVSGSAYTFSYTSLGELVAWIIGWDLLLELLLGASVVAQGWSAYFEIFMGNIGFDIPDAVAPGSGFDLAALVLVLILTALVSIGIKESMRVNLVLVAIKVFIVLFVIFAGLAYIKSANYSPFIPAAGPPREVSAAETPLLQTLFGLEQTTFGVMGIFAAASLVFFAYIGFDVVATTAEEAKNPQRDLPIGIIATLVICTILYCVTALVLTGMVPYDQIESSGALAAAFESVGKTGYATLISAGAVAGLTTVVMTLMIGASRVIFAMSRDWLLPRQLAKVNPKTGTPLRITIIIGVAVAITAAFTPVGKLEYMVNIGTLAAFTLVSIAVPVLRRKRPDIHRPFKVPFSPVLPILAALASFYLMLTLPTETWIRFIVWMALGFVIYFIYGYKRSRLAGSSREEDVPSMTST
- a CDS encoding PH domain-containing protein; this encodes MAAGRLDRELERYLVPGERVVTVVRHHWFSQLRPIGVFVGLLFLATFVEAEAPQTRSGAMLANFFWYAALAGAAFLLWRYLNWRHDWFVATDKRFLLFYGFIRRKVAMMPLTKVTDMTFDRSIMGRIIGYGTFLLESAGQDQALSHIAYVPNAERHYRAICTVLFGSDAAKDPDDGWDDGDDPDDPDDPDGPEGRGGRGGRGDNGPNRGPDGGYDDGYDDGWQEGWDDPHGWRNYLRRDGSGSEADGIRNPVHDRTGLTPPHETLYQSSDLARASRLEDTGEIPVIRSGPAGRSGRPGRPGRRNAR